The nucleotide sequence ACAGAAAGCATACATATTTGAGGCTGTCGGTGTCCATGGGACCATTCTGAATCATGATGAAGAGTACGCATATATCCTGAGATATGATCCTTAAATGTAACAATGGTGAATTTATAATGTTAACTGGAACTTCTTGGCGCACATGTTCTACCTCAAGGGGGGGTTCACATCATACATAGCCGGGCGCAATAAATCTCTAGCACTATGAGAGTGTATTTATCAGTACTTTCGAGTATTTCTAGATATGGGAATCAGGAAAGGGCGGTCACAGTCCTTCACTAAACTTAAAAATGGACTACTTGCTACTACAGACAAGACCCTGGTATGAGGGTTGATAGGACCGGGCTGCTAAAATAGGGAAAAGAAATAGAAGAAACACCATCAGCTTCCAGCAGTCATGAGATAATAAGATTACACAACGATGGAGCTTACCTCCTCGTTAAATATCCCGCCAACTCCAGATAGTCCTAAAAGGACATGAGGCTTCACTTTCTTGACCTGACCATGAGCTGAATTAGTGCAACTACAGAAGGAGTTGGATGTCTTTTCTGCTAATAATATTGATTAACAATGAACAAAGAACATCAAAGTTTAAATACCACTTCAACAAGACTAGCCCCCTCATGGAGATCTTCGACCTCTTCAGGACCATAACCTCTAGCAAAACGAGCAACAGCTGGATCCAGATCTTTTCTACTTTTGGTAATAAGGCCCTGCATGGTACAGCATAACAGTGGCACGTAAATAACCAACCTATTGTGCACTTAGAAATCATGACTTAGCACTAAAGTGGAAATTGAATACATATGACACACGAAAACTGGTAGAAAGCATGAAACAATGTATTTGATTGGATAAATTAAACTTACATCTTTGTCCAGAACCCAGAATTGATTGTGTCCTTCACCCAGTTCTCCAATTTTATGGGTCCCTGGCATCCTTAACATTGCATGTTTAGCCATGTTAAGCACACCTATCCCAGCACTGGATTCTGAAGAGGTGTTAGAATGGACAAAACATACTTTTGACGAGCAATAGTTTATATGCAATAGGCTGAGGAAATTGCACAAGCATGTCAAACATATCACGGACCTTCCAGCTCCCACCACAACTATCTTCTGCTTAGTAAAATCTGCGAGCGGTCGACCTTGTGCTCTAACAGCTCCAAGTAGACCAGCTAGAGCAACTCCTGCTGTCCCCTATTGAAAATGAAGGTCCCAAGAAATGATAAATTAAAACTGAAATAAACAAAAGAGTGCTAATAACTTGAAGAAAACAAAGTTGGGGAATCAAAGTACCTGCACGTCATCATTGAACATGCAAAATCGGCTCCGATACCTCTGAAGAGTTTCAAATGCCCATTTCATTTGGAAGTCTTCAAACTGAAATTTCACCACTTCAGCAATGCAGCATCATTGACTTAGCAACCAAAGTATGACTGCAGCACACACATACCTGCACAATTGCTTTCGGCCAGCGTGCATGAACAGCTTCCATGAACTCATCTACAACAGCTAAGTATTCCTCTCCTTCCAACCTAGGTTGCCTCAATCCTAAATCTAAGAAAATATTCACTTAATAAGCAACGTTATGATGCAGGCATTTACTCCAAACAGTAAGTGTTTCTACTTTTTTTTCCTTCTAAAGAAGAATGAGTAGAACTTCGCGTTAATCTGAGTATGCTCAACTGTGCTTGTCACAAAACTGGATAAAAAAGAATTTTATAATGTTTGAGAAGTTGTGTTTAATGTATCTTACGCACATAGCTTGTCTTCAAGGAGTTCTTCATTATTTGTTCCCACATCAAGCATTATTGGGAGAACCTGCAAGGAGAATGGACAAATATAAACAGGGGGGATGCCACAAGTAACCTCTAGTTAATTGATGCTAATTGTATGTTCCAATAAAGTACCTTCTGTGGGTTGATACCAGCAGCTGCAACATAAACATCAAGTTTACCAATAGGTATACCTATGCCTTGAACTCCAAGATCACCTAAACCTAGAATGCGACTCCCGTCAGTCACAACTATCATGTCAACCTGAAATAAGCAACAAAGCAAGTTCAGTACAGGTACATAGCTCTGGAAAACCACTAATATTATTATTGTGGGGGCAATTCACATGGATATAGCTACAGAACTGGCTTTTTAAAAAAGACAAACAACTAGAGAACAAATTAGAGTTCCATTGATATTGATATACTGCATTCATAAAATCGCTACCTAAGCTCCTGTGTCCAACTACACTAGTAAAAAAAAAATGCATCAAGTTTTCGAAATAATCAAGTGTACCTTCTCTGCCGGCCAGTTGTAAATCATCGACATCATCTCCCCTTTATCCTTTGCACTGAAGTACATCCCGCGGGGACGCCTGAACAGCCCGCTGTAGTTTTCGCAGACCAAGCCGACAGTAGGGGTGTATATTATGGGCGCGAAATCCTTGATATTGTCAATTAGCACCTGCAGCAGAAACAAACCATACCACCACACATAAACATCAAACACCTTGCGGTGATAAAAATACACTAATGCCAATCAACTGTAACAGTGGGAGCTCACCCTGTAGTACAACGTCTCGTTCCGGTCGTGCAGCCTGTTAAGGATCCTCCACTTGGCCAGCGAGACCACGGAATCGGGCTCCCCCTGCGTGTTGTGCTCCAGCGAATGGTACGAGTTTACTGCAACTCAGAGCGCTCACGACATTAGCGACCAGAGACAGCGTGATCTCAGGAGTGAGAGATACGGCCCGTGGGGCTAACGTGAACANNNNNNNNNNNNNNNNNNNNNNNNNNNNNNNNNNNNNNNNNNNNNNNNNNNNNNNNNNNNNNNNNNNNNNNNNNNNNNNNNNNNNNNNNNNNNNNNNNNNNNNNNNNNNNNNNNNNNNNNNNNNNNNNNNNNNNNNNNNNNNNNNNNNNNNNNNNNNNNNNNNNNNNNNNNNNNNNNNNNNNNNNNNNNNNNNNNNNNNNNNNNNNNNNNNNNNNNNNNNNNNNNNNNNNNNNNNNNNNNNNNNNNNNNNNNNNNNNNNNNNNNNNNNNNNNNNNNNNNNNNNNNNNNNNNNNNNNNNNNNNNNNNNNNNNNNNNNNNNNNNNNNNNNNNNNNNNNNNNNNNNNNNNNNNNNNNNNNNNNNNNNNNNNNNNNNNNNNNNNNNNNNNNNNNNNNNNNNNNNNNNNNNCAGGCCCCGGAGGCCGAGGCGGTCCCGCTCCGTGAGGGGGAACGCCGTGTCCTGCGCGGAACGAAATCGAAGTGAAACCGCGTCCCGTCGGAAACCGCGAACGCCCGCGGATTGCGAGATCGAGGAAGGAGCGGCGAGGGGGGGCGTGGGCGGGTACCTTGTTGTACCAGGGGTCGTGGAGGATGTCGGTGCCGCGCTTGTGCACGATGCAGGGGCCGCGCACGGCGCCcgccgagggggcggacgtggaaAGGAGCCGCCGGATCTGCGCCGACCGCCGGGCCGCTGCATGGCGCCACATCGCGCTGGGTCAGCCGCGGCGCCGCTCGGGGTCGGTCGGCACGGTGGAGGGGAGAACGCCGCCGCGTTGGTGGTGCGTGAGGTGAGACCGAGCTTCTCGGAGGCGAAGGGAGGAAGAGAGAGATTTGAAGGGGGGTGGAAGTGGAATGCGTCGCCGCGTGGTGCGGGCACTCGCGGTGAGGACAGGACAGGACAGGACAGGAGGGCTCCGGGTGCGGCGGGAGTGTGACGGGCGATGCCGAGCCAGCTGGTCGTGTTGGCTTGGCCACTACGGGGCGGTGAGGGTCGCGCGCGGAGCAGCGGACGCGGGGCGGGACGCGGCTCGACTAGTGAAGGCGCTGTCGGGGACTTTCGGGGACCGGCAACGAGAAGAGGAATTTGCCTGCACACGCGGGTGCCGGTGTGGATCTCCTTTGCGCCTGATGTCAACTTTATTTTTTGTGCTTGATGTCAACTGGACTGGTGCGGATGTGCATTTTCGTGTGCCGCAGCTTTGCAACGGATGCGAATCCACTGACGCTTTGGACGTGCGTGCTATTCTGCTTTGAATGTACGCGCAGGCGCAAATGTGCGACATGTTACGCTAGTAGGAGTATTTGTATGTACAGTAGTATTTGGGTAAGAAACAACCAAAGATGTTTTATCTCTTCAAAATAACTCTTAcgctgttagagcatctccaacagacgcccAATATCAGCCTCGCGCCTAAAAAATCGCAAGTTTAGCTCGCGCGGAGTTAGAAATAGCGCTCCAGCGGACGCTGCATAATAGAGCACGCTATAAAAAAGTTCAGCGCGCAGGAAGAAACTGGACCCGAAGCCGTATATTTGGGGCGTGAGCTCCAGCGTGCCGAACATCCCACGCACACGAAAAAGTGCCCCGTGCGTCCTTGGCTGCCGTCGGCCTCCTCGCGTGCGCACGCCAGCCCGCCAGCCGGCCACGGCCACGACGGCGGCGTGGGCCGGAGGAGCGCANNNNNNNNNNNNNNNNNNNNNNNNNNNNNNNNNNNNNNNNNNNNNNNNNNNNNNNNNNNNNNNNNNNNNNNNNNNNNNNNNNNNNNNNNNNNNNNNNNNNNNNNNNNNNNNNNNNNNNNNNNNNNNNNNNNNNNNNNNNNNNNNNNNNNNNNNNNNNNNNNNNNNNNNNNNNNNNNNNNNNNNNNNNNNNNNNNNNNNNNNNNNNNNNNNNNNNNNNNNNNNNNNNNNNNNNNNNNNNNNNNNNNNNNNNNNNNNNNNNNNNNNNNNNNNNNNNNNNNNNNNNNNNNNNNNNNNNNNNNNNNNNNNNNNNNNNNNNNNNNNNNNNNNNNNNNNNNNNNNNNNNNNNNNNNNNNNNNNNNNNNNNNNNNNNNNNNNNNNNNNNNNNNNNNNNNNNNNNNNNNNNNNNNNNNNNNNNNNNNNNNNNNNNNNNNNNNNNNNNNNNNNNNNNNNNNNNNNNNNNNNNNNNNNNNNNNNNNNNNNNNNNNNNNNNNNNNNNNNNNNNNNNNNNNNNNNNNNNNNNNNNNNNNNGCAGGGGAGGAGCACGACCACGGCCATGGCGGCTGCGGGCCACGGCCACGGCGGCTGCGGGGCACGCCCATGGTGGCGAGCAGGCCACGGGCGGCGGCGCGTGGCCATGGCCATGGTGGCGAGCATGCCACGGACGGTGAGCTGGGTACGGCGCGTGAGATTAATTTTGGGCGTTTGCTGGAGATGTAGTTGGGCAGTATATTTTTGGGCGTCTGTTGGAGATGTCCAGTTATCCGGCGCGCTAAAACGCTATTTTGGTGCTGTAAATTTTTTTTAACGCGCGACTCGATAGGgtgtctgttggagatgctcttactacaAAGATCATTGCTAGGTGGACCTGAAGGATTCTGTTTGCGCAAGCCACGTTGACATGTTGGGCGAGAAAAATGGATGGTCGGAGGGGATGCGGCCGTGCCGGGCTGACACGAATCAGATGCATTTGCGAAACTGTTCGGAACCGTTCGCGCGCCGAATCGGAAAGGACCCGCCTCCCTGACCCAAATATGCGCCGCGCCTTCAGCCGTTCTTTTCTGCCGTCACACTGTCGGTGTTCGCTCCCATACCATCTGCAGATAGTAGAACCGGATTTCAGACTTATAAAATGGTTTTCAGGTGAACTAGCCCGGTTCAAGAATtcgtccgattaaccagttaacttacTGATTAATCCCTACTTATATGGTCAGTGAGTAGCCAATAAACTGATAAATCAGCCGATTacttgattaaatggccgattaacttgccaattagcctatcaatcccctactcgccagccaaccgagcagctaccagttaatctATTGCATGATTCTCAATGATCTTTGTTTGTGACTTGCTCCTCTACTAGCTTCTCAATGATCTACTCTTTTGCATGCCCCCACATTCAGGTTAATCTTTTTTTACTTATTCATTTACTTGTAGAAATGTAGGGAAGGACCGCGTACAAAAGACTTAAAGTGGTTGGACCCTTCCCTGGACTCTGCGCAAGCGGGAGTTACATGTGTCGGGCTGCCCTTTTTTTATCCATTTACTTGAATTATTAGCTTTCTTCATctgatcatgatgatgatgcatGTTGCAGATCATGAATTATTTACACAGAGAATATACCTTTAATTTTGTGATTGCCTGTTGAATGTTTCTAATATTGCTtgcaaaaaaatgtaaaatcagtGTCTACATGTCACTAATTCATCTCATTTGTCGGTTTGTTCAAGAACATCTAGAACAGATATGTTGCTTTTTCATTTCTCCAGCAGTAATTTGCAAAAGAAACAATGTTATCTTGGTAGGTCATATCTCCCATTTGTTCTATTTAGTTTTTAAGCATACCAATTTTGATATTTTAATATTGTAAACAAGAATGCTTAGGATACCCTTAAAAAATATTGCGTAGGATGGCTTAAATTTCATTGTTCTGTAAAGCCAAATTTCATTGTTCTATAAAGCCATGTTTTCTGCCAACATATGAGTATATATAATGTCCACAATGGCATGTTAAAGTTCCACTGATTCAGATTAGAACTTTATTTGTGTCTAAACATTGTTCCTATACAACACTAATTTGGAATAATGTGAAAGTCCTACAAGGTTGGTTTTAGGGTTCAACTCGGGACTTGTAAGACATTGTGGTTTTCATGGGTTTAGTTTTCAAGTATAATTTAAATACCCACCAAGATAATCATTtatgcagtggcggagctacaccCCAGGCCTGGGGGGCTGGGCACGGGTCGTCACAGAGAAAGTCTTTGTTCACTGTAGCATTTTCTGCACTGTTTGATACTGTAGATTACCGTAGCTCTGAAGCTGGCCCGGGGCGTAGTGCTAGCCTGGCTCCGCCCACATGTATCTTGGATTTATTTAGTACTCACCATAACTGTTGACATGCAATTCTTTGACCAACTAATTTTACTCCACTATTAGCATATGGAAAAATACTGTAAGTAATCATTACAAGCACATATACACGCATGCATATACATTGAGTCTCAACATATGGATTTCCCAGTAATAATATTGCTTCCGTATGTATCATGTAATTGTGGAAAATAAGTTCATTTGTGATCTAGGGCTTGATGATTTTTTGTTCGAGGTAGGCATTTGATTTTTGACCCATTGCAAATTGTCTCGCCATTAATGCAATCATGATTGTTAATGGAATAAAAAAATCGTATTGATAAGTAACTTTTCTTAGTGGATTCAATGTTCTATTTCTTGAATTCAAGGGGAAGTACTCCATACAATATTACAACTTTTTTAATTTGGCATCACAAAGCTATTGCATGAAATGAACTGCCCTCTTAACTTATTTAACAACATGAGTATTTGGCTCCATATATTTCTATCAACCCCTAACATTATAGTGTCAAAatggacgggcgcagcaacgcgcgccatcaatgatctagttcagTCTTGAagccgcctccccctctccctctccctcctgagGCGCTTCCGCGAGCGCCGTCGGGAGGCAACCCTAGCGCCTCCACCTCCGGCCCTCCGCCCCGCcttcccctccctcgccgccgtcgGGGGCGTCGGCAGCCAAAGGCCgcgtggccgtggcggcggcgggacGGTTTTCCCCTGCGCGCGGGTGGATGGCATCGCGGGGCGCCTTCCTCCTGCCCGCGGCGTCGGGTCCCGGCCTGCTCCTGCTCCGGCGCTCCTTCCCGTGCCCTTGTGGCCCGCCGAtggctcctcctcccctcccctcctgcgGCTCGTGGGTTTCGGTGGTCTCGGTCATGCTGGCGGTGGATCTGGCCATCCCGGCCCAGATCCGGTGGATGTGATGGTCGATGATGGCGGGATGGCCGGCGACCCTGTGGAGATGATGGTGTTGTGGCCGGTGTCCGCGCTGTGCGCTAGGTGAAGCGGGGTTAGGATAAGGCCGGAAAGACCGACGCCGAAAGATATGTTTTGAAGAGAGCTCCATCGGGTTGAAGCCAATTGCAGAGAATCAAGATCTTCTACCTTTGTTTGTTCCATCAATGCCCTTCGGACTGGCCTAAGAGTTGGGTCCCTGTCTGTAATTATGTGGCATAGTAGCGCctttgtacgtatgtgtacacgatTTAGACGGGAATGTCTGAACACCTATCGCTCCTTACTTGGTCATGGTTCATCGTGGCAGATAGACCGATGGACCAATATGTGCGTACACCAttgcgaccaaaatgacaatgctacgtacgcttcgaccggatgggtcccagctgtcaaggaggataaggaggcatttctttgcgtgcgaagatatagatggtgggtcctgatacgtctccaacgtatctagatttttttattgttccatgttgttatattatcaatcttggatgttttacaatcattttatagcaactttatatcattttttgggactaacctattgacatagtgcccaatgtcagttgttgtttttttgcttgtttttttacttcgcagaaaatcaatatcaaacggagtccaaacgcagcaaaactttttggagattttttttggactagaagacacaagatgggccaaggAAGTGCccgaggggggctccgaggggagcacaacccacctgggcgtgcctatgggcccaggcgtgccctggtgggttgtgcccacctcggccgcctcccgcaccgcctatttgctctataaataccctaaaaatccaaaaaccctaagggagtcaacgaaacacaattctagctgccgcaagttctagaaaccacagatccaatctagacaccatcacggaggggttcatcatcctcattggtgcctctccgatgatacgtgagtagt is from Triticum aestivum cultivar Chinese Spring chromosome 1B, IWGSC CS RefSeq v2.1, whole genome shotgun sequence and encodes:
- the LOC123123205 gene encoding NAD-dependent malic enzyme 2, mitochondrial: MYFSAKDKGEMMSMIYNWPAEKVDMIVVTDGSRILGLGDLGVQGIGIPIGKLDVYVAAAGINPQKVLPIMLDVGTNNEELLEDKLYLGLRQPRLEGEEYLAVVDEFMEAVHARWPKAIVQFEDFQMKWAFETLQRYRSRFCMFNDDVQGTAGVALAGLLGAVRAQGRPLADFTKQKIVVVGAGSAGIGVLNMAKHAMLRMPGTHKIGELGEGHNQFWVLDKDGLITKSRKDLDPAVARFARGYGPEEVEDLHEGASLVEVVKKVKPHVLLGLSGVGGIFNEEVLKAMKESDSPCPAIFAMSNPTTKAECTPEDVFKHVGENAVFASGSPFSNVTLSNGRKGYANQANNMYLFPGIGLGALLSGARHISDGMLHAAAECLASYITDDAIRKGILFPSISSIRHITARVGAAVARAAVDEDLAEGCSDLDPRDLRSMSESDTVDYVARKMWYPVYSPLVNDK